In Cytobacillus oceanisediminis, the following proteins share a genomic window:
- the fabG gene encoding 3-oxoacyl-ACP reductase FabG → MLSQENQVAVVTGASRGIGKEISRRLASEGAYVYLVDINEEALNETRHELQEKGFAAEMFKSDVTNEQDVERLFSYIEERHGRADILVNNAGIIRDNLLFKMNADDWDSVMNVHLKGTFLCSKYAQKLMVQNKYGRIINLSSVSALGSRGQANYAAAKAGIQGLTKTLAIELGKYNITVNAIAPGFIMTDMTKAVAERLGISFQELIESKVKQIPVNRAGTPEDIAQAASFFASPASSFISGQVLYVAGGPRS, encoded by the coding sequence TTGTTAAGTCAAGAAAACCAGGTAGCTGTTGTCACTGGCGCAAGCAGGGGGATAGGCAAAGAAATATCCAGAAGACTGGCTTCGGAAGGTGCATATGTCTATTTAGTTGACATTAATGAGGAAGCATTAAATGAGACCAGACATGAACTGCAGGAAAAAGGCTTTGCAGCAGAAATGTTCAAATCGGATGTCACCAATGAACAGGATGTTGAACGGCTTTTTTCCTATATTGAGGAAAGGCATGGAAGAGCCGACATTTTAGTCAATAATGCAGGAATCATCCGGGATAACCTTTTATTTAAAATGAATGCCGATGATTGGGACAGCGTCATGAATGTCCATTTAAAGGGAACTTTCCTTTGCAGTAAATATGCCCAGAAATTAATGGTTCAGAACAAATATGGAAGAATTATAAATCTATCTTCCGTATCAGCCCTGGGAAGCAGGGGGCAGGCCAATTATGCAGCGGCAAAAGCGGGTATCCAGGGTTTGACGAAAACACTGGCTATTGAACTGGGGAAGTACAATATTACCGTGAATGCCATTGCACCCGGATTTATTATGACAGATATGACAAAAGCAGTCGCAGAACGGCTTGGCATCTCCTTTCAGGAATTAATTGAATCCAAAGTAAAGCAAATTCCGGTTAACAGAGCAGGTACACCAGAGGATATCGCACAGGCGGCAAGCTTTTTTGCAAGTCCGGCATCTTCTTTTATTAGTGGCCAAGTCCTATATGTTGCCGGAGGCCCAAGATCATAG